One window of Streptomyces sp. FIT100 genomic DNA carries:
- a CDS encoding ABC transporter substrate-binding protein: MLRPIRAIAAAAAALLLATACNSAATPGESAGKGGSTTRGVTADAIKVGGIVSMTTASGYSKKDTDLGARARYDRANAEGGVNGRRIDYLGAEDDGQDPARNLAAARKLVQRDKVFAVAPMSSVTFSGADFLEQQRVPTFGWGTLPSFCGPKHIYGFNGCLVPMPGGTLNQTWPEGLKAVLGGARGKSVALIATDNDAGTFGIRTFRQGFTAAGFRVAYAKAVVPAASVPNDWSAYTKEILRSNGGKAPDAVVSVMQTPYNIGLFTALKRAGFRGVISDPTDYDPGLLTKDATRQALDGAHVLLQFEPFESRSPAMRQFKEDIAKAAGGKDVPLNMHMMTGYMSADLFLAIARKAGKELTVESFQQAAASFSDTGTLVGDRAEPKGQKESFGCGALVRLRNGRYEVASPFRCYPPIPFG; encoded by the coding sequence GTGTTGCGACCGATCCGCGCCATCGCCGCAGCCGCCGCGGCGCTGCTGCTCGCCACCGCCTGCAACTCCGCCGCCACGCCGGGGGAATCGGCCGGCAAGGGCGGGAGCACGACCCGCGGGGTGACCGCCGATGCCATCAAGGTCGGCGGCATCGTCTCCATGACCACCGCCAGCGGCTACTCCAAGAAGGACACCGACCTCGGCGCGCGGGCCCGCTACGACCGCGCCAACGCCGAGGGCGGGGTCAACGGCCGCCGCATCGACTACCTGGGTGCCGAGGACGACGGCCAGGATCCGGCCAGGAATCTCGCCGCAGCCCGCAAACTGGTCCAGCGGGACAAGGTCTTCGCCGTCGCGCCGATGAGTTCGGTGACCTTCTCCGGCGCCGACTTCCTGGAGCAGCAGAGGGTACCGACCTTCGGCTGGGGCACGCTGCCGTCCTTCTGCGGGCCGAAGCACATCTACGGCTTCAACGGCTGCCTCGTGCCGATGCCCGGCGGCACGCTCAACCAGACCTGGCCGGAGGGGCTCAAGGCGGTCCTGGGCGGGGCGCGGGGCAAGTCGGTCGCGCTGATCGCCACGGACAACGACGCGGGCACCTTCGGGATCCGCACGTTCCGGCAGGGCTTCACGGCGGCCGGCTTCCGGGTGGCGTACGCGAAGGCCGTCGTGCCCGCGGCCTCGGTGCCGAACGACTGGTCCGCGTACACCAAGGAGATCCTGCGGTCCAACGGCGGCAAGGCGCCCGACGCGGTCGTGTCGGTGATGCAGACCCCGTACAACATCGGGCTGTTCACGGCGCTCAAGCGGGCCGGCTTCAGGGGCGTGATCTCCGATCCGACGGACTACGACCCGGGGCTGCTGACCAAGGACGCGACACGCCAGGCGCTGGACGGGGCGCACGTGCTGCTCCAGTTCGAGCCGTTCGAGTCCCGGAGCCCCGCGATGCGGCAGTTCAAGGAGGACATCGCCAAGGCGGCGGGCGGCAAGGACGTGCCCCTCAACATGCACATGATGACGGGCTACATGTCCGCCGACCTCTTCCTCGCGATCGCGCGGAAGGCGGGCAAGGAGCTGACCGTCGAGTCCTTCCAGCAGGCCGCGGCCTCCTTCTCCGACACCGGGACGCTGGTCGGGGACCGGGCCGAGCCCAAGGGACAGAAGGAGAGCTTCGGCTGCGGGGCGCTCGTCCGGCTCAGGAACGGGCGGTACGAGGTGGCCTCGCCGTTCCGCTGCTACCCGCCGATCCCCTTCGGCTAG